One Neisseria sicca genomic region harbors:
- the mutS gene encoding DNA mismatch repair protein MutS, producing MSKSAVSPMMQQYLAIKSQHADKLVFYRMGDFYELFLDDAVEAAKLLDITLTTRGQMDGVPIKMAGVPFHAAEQYLARLVKMGKSVAVCEQVGEVGAGKGPVERKVVRIVTPGTLTDAAFLEDKETNRIAAVNADKKHIAIAWASLQSGEFKTKLTTADKLADELARLQAAEILLPEGKSLPDGFQTTSANITRLNSWQFAADAGAKLLTEYFGCQDLHGFGLDGKEHEAAVGAAGALLNYIRLTQNLMPQHLDGISLETDSQYIGMDAATRRNLEITQTLSGKKSPTLFSILDGCATHMGSRLLALWLHHPLRSRAHIRARQEAVAALGSQYENLQGRLKNIADIERIAARIAVGNARPRDLAALRDSLFALSEIELSAEGSSLLETLKAVFPETLPVAETLKAAVMPEPAVWLKDGGVINQGYCAELDEFRHIQNHGDEFLLDLEARERERTGLSTLKVEFNRVHGFYIELSKVQAEQAPADYQRRQTLKNAERFITPELKTFEDKVLTAQEQALALEKRLFEALLKDIQTTLPQLQKAAKAAAALDVLSTFAATAAERGFVCPEFADYPVIHIENGRHPVVEQQVRHFTANHTRLDHKHRLMLLTGPNMGGKSTYMRQVAHIVLMAHTGSFVPADAAQIGPIDQIFTRIGASDDLASNRSTFMVEMSETAYILHHATDQSLVLMDEVGRGTSTFDGLALAHAIAEHLLQKNKSFSLFATHYFELTKLPEAHATAVNMHLSALEQGQDIVFLHHIEPGPASKSYGIAVAKLAGLPNRALKAAQKHLDELEAQAAAVRPQLDIFSTLSSENEYSGFSPNETADIAPQTAASQENNPAHHALAEALNQIRPDDLTPREALDALYRLKQIAEGGE from the coding sequence ATGAGCAAATCCGCCGTTTCCCCGATGATGCAGCAGTATCTCGCCATCAAATCGCAGCACGCCGACAAGCTGGTGTTTTACCGCATGGGCGATTTTTACGAGCTGTTTTTGGATGACGCGGTGGAAGCGGCGAAGCTGTTGGACATCACCCTGACCACGCGCGGGCAGATGGACGGCGTGCCGATTAAGATGGCGGGCGTGCCGTTTCACGCGGCGGAGCAGTATCTGGCGCGGCTGGTGAAGATGGGCAAAAGCGTGGCGGTGTGCGAGCAGGTGGGCGAAGTCGGCGCGGGCAAAGGGCCGGTGGAGCGCAAAGTCGTGCGCATCGTTACGCCCGGCACGCTGACCGACGCGGCGTTTTTGGAAGACAAGGAAACCAACCGCATCGCGGCGGTGAACGCGGATAAAAAACACATCGCCATCGCGTGGGCATCTTTGCAAAGCGGCGAATTCAAAACCAAGCTGACGACGGCGGACAAGCTCGCCGACGAGCTGGCGCGTTTGCAGGCGGCGGAAATCCTGTTGCCCGAAGGCAAAAGCCTGCCTGATGGTTTTCAGACGACCTCCGCCAACATTACGCGCCTGAACTCATGGCAGTTTGCCGCCGACGCGGGCGCGAAGTTGTTGACCGAATATTTCGGCTGCCAAGACCTGCACGGCTTCGGTTTAGACGGCAAGGAACACGAAGCCGCCGTGGGTGCGGCGGGCGCGCTGCTGAACTACATCCGCCTGACGCAAAACCTGATGCCGCAACACCTCGACGGCATTTCGCTCGAAACCGACAGCCAATATATCGGTATGGACGCCGCCACTCGCCGCAATCTCGAAATCACGCAAACCCTCTCCGGCAAAAAATCGCCGACCCTGTTTTCCATACTCGACGGCTGCGCCACCCACATGGGCAGCCGCCTCTTGGCACTCTGGCTGCACCACCCCTTACGCAGCCGCGCCCACATCCGCGCCCGCCAAGAAGCCGTTGCCGCGTTGGGTTCGCAATACGAAAACCTGCAAGGCCGTCTGAAAAACATCGCGGACATCGAACGCATCGCCGCCCGCATCGCCGTCGGCAACGCCCGCCCGCGCGACCTCGCCGCCCTGCGCGACAGCCTGTTTGCCCTGTCCGAAATCGAACTGTCCGCCGAGGGCAGCAGCCTCTTAGAAACCCTCAAAGCCGTTTTCCCCGAAACCCTGCCCGTCGCCGAAACCCTCAAAGCCGCCGTGATGCCCGAACCCGCCGTCTGGCTCAAAGACGGCGGCGTCATCAACCAAGGCTATTGCGCAGAACTCGACGAGTTTCGCCACATCCAAAACCACGGCGACGAATTCCTGCTCGACCTCGAAGCGCGCGAACGCGAACGCACCGGCCTTTCCACCCTCAAAGTCGAGTTCAACCGCGTCCACGGCTTCTACATCGAGCTATCCAAAGTCCAGGCCGAACAAGCCCCCGCCGACTACCAACGCCGCCAGACCCTGAAAAACGCCGAACGCTTCATCACCCCCGAACTCAAAACCTTCGAAGACAAAGTCCTGACTGCGCAAGAGCAGGCATTGGCATTGGAAAAACGCCTGTTTGAAGCCCTCCTCAAAGACATTCAGACGACCCTTCCCCAGCTTCAAAAAGCCGCCAAAGCCGCCGCTGCGCTGGACGTACTCTCCACCTTTGCCGCCACCGCCGCCGAACGCGGCTTCGTCTGCCCCGAGTTCGCCGACTACCCCGTCATCCATATCGAAAACGGCCGCCATCCCGTCGTCGAGCAACAAGTGCGCCACTTCACCGCCAACCACACCCGCCTCGACCACAAACACCGCCTCATGCTCCTGACCGGCCCCAACATGGGCGGCAAATCCACCTACATGCGCCAAGTCGCCCACATCGTCCTCATGGCGCACACCGGCAGCTTCGTCCCCGCCGATGCCGCCCAAATCGGACCCATTGACCAAATCTTCACCCGCATCGGCGCCTCCGACGACCTCGCCTCCAACCGCTCCACCTTCATGGTCGAAATGAGCGAAACCGCCTACATCCTCCACCACGCCACCGACCAATCCCTCGTCCTCATGGACGAAGTCGGACGCGGCACTTCGACTTTTGACGGCCTTGCCCTCGCGCACGCCATCGCCGAACACCTGCTGCAAAAAAACAAATCCTTCAGCCTCTTCGCCACCCACTATTTCGAGCTGACCAAACTGCCCGAAGCCCACGCAACGGCGGTCAACATGCACCTCTCCGCGCTCGAACAAGGACAAGACATCGTCTTCCTCCACCACATCGAACCCGGCCCCGCCAGCAAAAGCTACGGCATCGCCGTCGCCAAACTCGCCGGCCTGCCCAACCGCGCCCTCAAAGCCGCCCAAAAACATCTGGACGAGCTCGAAGCCCAAGCCGCCGCCGTCCGCCCGCAGTTGGACATCTTCAGCACCCTGTCGTCTGAAAACGAATACAGCGGGTTTAGCCCCAACGAAACGGCGGACATCGCCCCCCAAACCGCCGCAAGCCAAGAAAACAACCCTGCCCACCACGCACTCGCCGAAGCCCTAAACCAAATCCGCCCCGACGACCTCACCCCACGCGAAGCCTTGGATGCACTGTACCGCCTCAAGCAGATTGCCGAAGGCGGGGAATAA
- a CDS encoding translocation/assembly module TamB domain-containing protein — protein sequence MSETAVQEAQETPNSVPTSSETQSTPPKRKRRWLRGLLLALVVLVCALAGFIGWLVGTESGLRFGLYKIPSWFGVKIASETLEGTLVKGFHGDKWMIETDGADVKISAFRFDWKPSELFQRSLHITEIVAGDIAVVPKPTPPKEKKPSKGLPESIDLPVLVFIDRFETGRLSVGKNFDKQTAYLDHLNAAYHYDQKEHRLDLKTLDTPWSNSTGSAVVGLEKPFALNTTIQTKGELEGETIEGKARLWGSLQDVQTEILLDGDDVHLSAKSTVHPFAASLDKMIGEVLVKGFNINPTAFLPSLPKANLTFDATVVPSFTHGIALDGSLDLENKAAGFADAKSIPVRNILADFTINDNGVVTIQESEIGLLEEGSFNVAGTVDTVKNALALKINVNNLVSDDLVHTNVAGQWNGFIGVKGETASPAIDWNLESGSAQLSGLLSFVTDRQHGQRTLKLDRVRIAPQNGGELTAQGSLELFKDRLLKLDVSSKAFNPSRLDSKLPAGSVNGTINLSGELAKEKFAGKMQFAPSTLNNVPLSGKADVVYESGHLPRALTDLRLGNNIVKTNGSFGKKGDRLNIDITAPDLSRFGFGLGGLLNTRGYISGDLKGGLKTYEADLSGEARALRVGDAVNIRMLDFKLKGTPDINRPLAADIKGSHIALSGGATVVDAVNLSLNGTGAQHRIHGSSSMALDGKPYKLEVNAAGGLNKDFNQWKGSVDTLDIGGAFNLKLQNRMNLEAGAERVSMSAARWSVMGGSLNLQNFVWDKKTGITSKGSAQGLHITELQNFVKIPVEHNLVLGGDWDLAYSQNARGYLNINRQSGDIILPNKDPKKQMPLGLSALALRTRFQNGRIDSTLEGNTRFGSVNADLGISQQFGNKIANAPVSGKINLNVPDLGAIKTFLPATAQGITGRLNAAATIGGRVGSPTIAATLNGTSNYGTAEGTVNIGQGASMDTAPLSGKLNLNVADLEVFRNFLPVGQTVKGRLNAAVSLGGRVGDPQLSGTLNGENLYYRNQTQGLILDNGVLRSHLQGQRWIIDSLKFHKGGTLELKGSVNLANADPDVDVDVVFDKYDTLSRPNRRLRLSGSAKVQYNQARGFILNGTLGSDYGMFGSQKSSMPSLDDDVVVLGEEKKQTAAVTPISLNLTLNLNDNIRFVGYGADITIGGKLTITSRPGEAIQGVGTVKVVKGRYKAYGQDLDITKGTVSFVGPLNNPNLNIRAERRLSPVGAGVEVLGSLSNPRVTLVAKEAMSEKDKLSWLILNRASSGSDGDNAALSAAAGALLAGQVNDRLGLVDDLGITSQRSRNAQTGELNPAEQVLTVGKQFTNNLYAGYEYGLSSAEQSVKLVYQLTRAIQAVARVGSRSYGGELKYTIRFDRLFRSDYENDRKIEEAEKQKAEQTQ from the coding sequence ATGTCCGAAACAGCAGTCCAAGAAGCCCAAGAAACGCCAAACAGTGTGCCTACGTCGTCTGAAACACAATCCACCCCGCCCAAGCGCAAGAGACGCTGGTTGCGGGGTCTGTTGCTGGCGTTGGTTGTGCTGGTGTGCGCGCTGGCGGGCTTTATCGGCTGGCTGGTGGGGACGGAATCGGGTTTGCGTTTCGGTTTGTACAAGATTCCGTCGTGGTTTGGCGTGAAGATTGCGTCGGAAACGCTGGAAGGTACGCTGGTCAAGGGTTTTCACGGCGATAAATGGATGATTGAAACGGATGGGGCGGATGTGAAAATCAGCGCGTTCCGTTTTGATTGGAAGCCGTCCGAGCTGTTTCAGCGCAGCCTGCATATTACTGAAATTGTGGCGGGCGATATTGCGGTCGTGCCGAAGCCGACGCCACCGAAAGAGAAAAAGCCGTCCAAAGGGCTGCCTGAGAGCATTGATTTGCCTGTGTTGGTGTTTATCGACCGTTTTGAGACGGGCAGGCTCAGTGTGGGCAAAAATTTTGACAAGCAGACGGCCTATCTCGACCATCTGAATGCGGCATACCATTACGATCAGAAAGAACACCGTTTGGATTTGAAAACCCTCGATACGCCGTGGAGCAATTCGACGGGTTCGGCGGTGGTCGGGCTGGAGAAGCCGTTTGCGCTCAATACGACGATTCAGACGAAGGGCGAGCTGGAAGGCGAGACGATAGAGGGTAAAGCGCGCCTGTGGGGCAGCTTGCAGGACGTGCAGACCGAAATTCTGCTGGACGGCGACGATGTGCATTTGTCGGCGAAATCGACGGTGCATCCGTTTGCAGCTTCGCTGGATAAGATGATCGGCGAGGTACTGGTCAAGGGTTTCAATATCAATCCGACTGCTTTCCTGCCGTCGCTGCCTAAGGCAAACCTGACATTTGACGCGACCGTCGTGCCTTCGTTTACGCACGGTATCGCGCTGGATGGCTCGCTCGACTTGGAAAACAAGGCGGCAGGTTTTGCCGATGCAAAATCCATTCCGGTGCGCAACATTCTGGCGGACTTCACGATTAACGACAACGGCGTGGTGACTATCCAAGAGTCTGAAATCGGGCTGTTGGAGGAAGGTTCGTTCAATGTCGCCGGTACGGTCGATACGGTGAAAAACGCGCTGGCGCTCAAGATTAATGTGAACAACCTCGTTTCAGACGACCTCGTCCACACCAATGTTGCCGGTCAGTGGAACGGTTTTATCGGCGTCAAAGGCGAAACCGCCTCGCCCGCTATCGACTGGAATCTTGAAAGCGGCAGCGCGCAACTCTCCGGCCTGTTGTCCTTCGTTACCGACAGACAACACGGTCAACGCACCCTCAAACTCGACCGCGTCCGCATTGCCCCGCAAAACGGCGGCGAACTGACGGCGCAAGGTTCGCTCGAACTCTTCAAAGACCGCCTGCTCAAGCTCGACGTTTCCAGCAAGGCGTTCAATCCGTCCCGCCTCGACTCAAAACTGCCCGCCGGCAGCGTCAACGGCACCATCAATCTTTCAGGCGAACTGGCGAAAGAAAAATTCGCCGGCAAAATGCAGTTTGCGCCGAGTACGTTAAACAACGTCCCCCTCAGCGGCAAAGCCGACGTCGTTTACGAATCCGGACACCTCCCGCGCGCGCTGACCGACCTGCGTTTGGGCAACAATATCGTTAAAACCAACGGCAGCTTCGGCAAAAAAGGCGACCGTCTCAACATCGACATCACCGCCCCCGACCTTTCCCGTTTCGGTTTCGGACTGGGCGGGCTGCTCAATACGCGCGGCTACATTTCAGGCGACCTCAAGGGCGGGCTGAAAACCTACGAAGCCGACCTCTCCGGCGAAGCGCGCGCGCTGCGTGTCGGCGATGCCGTCAATATCCGTATGCTTGACTTCAAACTCAAAGGCACGCCCGACATCAACCGTCCGCTTGCCGCCGACATCAAAGGCAGCCACATCGCCCTTTCCGGCGGCGCGACCGTCGTCGATGCGGTCAACCTGTCCCTCAACGGCACGGGTGCGCAACACCGCATACACGGCAGCAGCAGCATGGCGTTGGACGGCAAACCTTACAAACTCGAAGTCAACGCGGCGGGCGGTCTGAACAAAGACTTCAATCAGTGGAAAGGCAGCGTGGACACGCTCGACATCGGCGGCGCGTTCAACCTCAAACTGCAAAACCGCATGAACCTCGAAGCAGGCGCGGAGCGCGTTTCCATGAGCGCGGCGCGCTGGAGCGTGATGGGCGGCAGCCTCAACCTGCAAAACTTCGTTTGGGACAAAAAAACCGGCATCACCAGCAAAGGCAGTGCGCAAGGCCTGCACATCACCGAGTTGCAAAACTTCGTCAAAATCCCCGTCGAACACAACTTGGTACTCGGCGGCGATTGGGATTTGGCGTACAGCCAAAATGCCCGCGGCTACCTCAACATCAACCGCCAAAGCGGCGACATCATCCTGCCGAACAAAGACCCGAAAAAACAGATGCCCTTGGGTTTGAGCGCGCTCGCCCTGCGCACCCGTTTCCAAAACGGCCGCATCGACAGCACGCTTGAAGGCAATACCCGCTTCGGCAGCGTCAACGCCGATTTGGGCATCAGCCAGCAGTTCGGCAACAAAATCGCCAACGCGCCGGTGAGCGGCAAAATCAACCTCAACGTCCCCGACTTGGGCGCAATCAAAACCTTCCTGCCCGCTACCGCGCAAGGCATTACAGGTCGTCTGAACGCCGCCGCCACCATAGGCGGGCGCGTCGGTTCGCCCACCATCGCCGCCACCTTGAACGGTACCAGCAACTACGGCACAGCCGAAGGTACGGTCAACATCGGACAGGGCGCCAGCATGGACACCGCGCCTTTGAGCGGCAAACTCAACCTCAACGTCGCCGACCTCGAAGTCTTCCGCAACTTCCTGCCCGTCGGACAAACCGTCAAAGGTCGTCTGAATGCCGCCGTCAGCCTTGGCGGACGCGTCGGCGATCCCCAGCTTTCCGGTACGCTCAACGGCGAAAACCTCTACTACCGCAACCAAACCCAAGGCCTCATCCTCGACAACGGCGTTTTACGTTCCCATTTGCAGGGACAACGCTGGATTATCGACAGCCTCAAGTTCCACAAAGGCGGTACGCTCGAGCTGAAAGGCTCCGTCAACCTTGCCAACGCCGATCCGGATGTTGACGTAGATGTCGTTTTCGACAAATACGACACCCTCTCCCGTCCGAACCGCCGCCTGCGCCTCTCCGGCAGCGCGAAAGTGCAATACAACCAGGCCAGAGGCTTCATCCTCAACGGTACGTTGGGCAGTGATTACGGTATGTTCGGTTCGCAAAAATCCTCCATGCCCTCGTTGGACGACGATGTCGTCGTGTTGGGCGAAGAGAAAAAACAAACCGCCGCCGTGACGCCCATCAGCCTCAACCTGACGCTCAACCTCAACGACAACATCCGTTTCGTCGGTTATGGTGCAGACATCACCATAGGCGGCAAGCTGACCATCACTTCTCGCCCGGGTGAAGCCATCCAAGGCGTCGGTACGGTTAAAGTTGTTAAAGGTCGTTACAAAGCCTACGGACAAGACCTCGACATCACCAAAGGTACGGTTTCTTTCGTCGGCCCGCTCAACAATCCCAACTTGAACATCCGCGCCGAACGCCGCCTTTCCCCCGTCGGTGCGGGCGTCGAAGTCCTCGGCAGCCTCTCCAATCCGCGCGTAACCCTCGTTGCCAAAGAGGCGATGAGCGAAAAAGACAAGCTCTCCTGGCTTATCCTCAACCGCGCCAGCAGCGGCAGCGACGGCGACAATGCCGCCCTTTCCGCAGCGGCAGGCGCGCTCCTTGCCGGACAAGTCAACGACAGGCTCGGACTGGTGGACGATTTGGGCATCACCAGCCAACGCAGCCGCAACGCCCAAACCGGCGAACTCAACCCCGCCGAACAAGTGCTGACCGTCGGCAAGCAGTTCACCAACAACCTCTACGCAGGTTACGAATACGGTCTTTCCAGTGCCGAACAGTCGGTCAAGCTCGTGTACCAGCTCACCCGCGCCATACAAGCCGTTGCCCGCGTCGGCAGCCGTTCATACGGCGGCGAGTTGAAATACACCATCCGTTTCGACAGGCTCTTCCGTTCGGATTACGAAAACGACCGCAAAATCGAAGAAGCAGAAAAACAGAAAGCCGAGCAAACGCAATAA
- a CDS encoding DUF4424 family protein has translation MKPHSFLLLLLLAGAAHANDSTGTVSTSGIKYLKNPHIDMQSEDLYISEHQIRVHYRFKNTSSQDITETVLFPLPIVPAFTDSDFADTKGLVDSFRIYADGKPVRPQTHVRAYFERSNGSLVDVTADLKKCGLSDQELMHPWTQKQDGEKIGSKIRACRSAKVQSMLPKQPDELPDWSAQIVYSWKQTFKAGSVTEIKHQYTPLVGGSFLPSLKAKDSKAFIDAYCMDENFLNNFKNVKEDKVYHHLGYILTTGANWAKPIGKFTLTIDREPNTVISLCWDKSLRKVGPNRFQAVKENFLPKKDLDIIFVYEKP, from the coding sequence ATGAAACCCCACTCTTTCCTCCTGCTCCTCCTGCTTGCCGGAGCAGCCCATGCCAACGACAGCACGGGTACAGTCAGCACAAGCGGCATCAAATATCTGAAAAATCCGCATATCGATATGCAGAGCGAAGATTTGTACATCAGCGAACACCAGATTCGCGTGCATTACCGGTTTAAAAACACCTCCTCGCAAGACATTACCGAAACCGTCCTTTTCCCTTTGCCGATTGTTCCTGCTTTCACCGATTCCGACTTTGCCGACACCAAAGGCTTGGTTGACAGCTTCCGAATTTACGCCGACGGCAAACCTGTCCGCCCGCAAACCCACGTCCGTGCCTATTTTGAACGGAGTAACGGCTCGCTGGTGGACGTGACCGCCGATTTGAAAAAATGCGGTTTGAGCGATCAGGAACTGATGCACCCTTGGACGCAAAAGCAAGACGGTGAAAAAATCGGCAGCAAAATCAGAGCCTGCCGCTCCGCCAAAGTCCAATCCATGCTGCCCAAGCAGCCGGATGAACTGCCCGATTGGTCGGCGCAGATTGTTTACAGCTGGAAGCAAACCTTCAAAGCCGGCAGCGTCACCGAAATCAAACACCAATACACCCCGCTGGTCGGCGGCAGCTTCCTGCCTTCGCTCAAAGCCAAAGACAGCAAAGCATTTATAGACGCTTACTGCATGGATGAAAACTTCCTCAACAACTTTAAAAATGTGAAAGAAGATAAGGTCTATCACCATTTGGGCTATATTCTGACTACGGGCGCCAACTGGGCAAAACCCATCGGTAAATTCACGTTGACCATAGACCGCGAGCCCAATACCGTGATTTCGCTTTGTTGGGACAAATCCTTGCGCAAAGTAGGGCCGAACCGCTTCCAAGCAGTCAAAGAAAATTTCCTGCCGAAAAAAGACTTGGACATTATTTTCGTTTACGAAAAACCCTAA
- the yccS gene encoding YccS family putative transporter, translating into MKLPPLKPLIITSLPVFASVFIAATLVWRFGTPKLAMPFVLGIIAGGLVDLDNRLTGRLKNIIITVALFTLSSLVAQSTLGTGLPFILAMTLMTFGFTILGAVGLKYRTFAFGALAVATYTTLTYTPETFWLTNPVMILLGTVLYSTCTLIFQIILPHRPVQESVANAYEALGGYFDAKADFFDPDEAAWLGNRQIDLAMSNTGVITAFNQCRAALFYRLRGKHRHPRTAKMLRYYFTAQDIHERVSSAHADYTELTDTLKNTDLIFRIRRLLEMQGQACRNVAAALRNGKDYTYSKRLGRAMEGCRQSLAHYTDDHPESRNIHHIRRLLDNLGSVDHQLRQLQHSDSPAENDNSSDTRIAALENSSLKNVWQTVRSQLNFESGVFRHATRLSILVAASCTIVEILHLNLGYWILLTALFVCQPNYTATKSRVYQRIAGTILGVIVGSLVPYFTPSVETKLWIVIASTTLFFMTRSYKYSFSTFFITIQALTSFSLAGLDVYAAMPVRIIDTIVGSVLAWAAVTYLWPDWRYLTLEKTAAQTVGGNGAYLRKILDQLQYGIADDVEYRTVRRQAHERTATLSSTLSDMSSEPKKYGNNLQSGFTLLKTSYALTGYISALGAYRSEMDGACSPDFVRKFYQSGYRIADLLERLPQTGEQDFQTTLSQIRTDLEALQTEAGDERQSHILHRQLTLIANQLDPCYRSLHDIEASPQTV; encoded by the coding sequence ATGAAACTCCCGCCGCTCAAACCCCTCATCATCACCTCGCTGCCCGTCTTCGCCAGCGTCTTTATCGCCGCGACCCTCGTCTGGCGGTTTGGCACGCCCAAGCTCGCCATGCCCTTCGTGCTCGGCATCATCGCGGGCGGCCTCGTCGATTTGGACAACCGCCTGACAGGTCGTCTGAAAAACATCATCATCACCGTCGCCCTGTTCACCCTCTCGTCGCTCGTCGCCCAAAGCACGCTCGGCACCGGCCTGCCCTTCATCCTCGCCATGACCCTGATGACGTTCGGCTTTACCATTTTGGGCGCGGTCGGGCTGAAATACCGCACCTTCGCGTTCGGCGCACTTGCCGTCGCCACCTACACCACGCTCACCTACACCCCCGAAACCTTCTGGCTGACCAATCCCGTCATGATTCTGCTCGGGACCGTGTTATACAGCACCTGCACACTCATTTTCCAAATCATCCTCCCGCACCGCCCCGTCCAAGAAAGCGTCGCCAACGCCTACGAAGCACTCGGCGGATATTTTGACGCCAAAGCCGACTTTTTCGATCCCGACGAAGCCGCCTGGCTCGGCAACCGCCAAATCGACCTCGCCATGAGCAACACCGGCGTCATCACCGCCTTCAACCAATGCCGCGCCGCCCTGTTTTACCGCCTGCGCGGCAAACACCGCCACCCGCGCACCGCCAAAATGCTGCGCTACTACTTCACCGCCCAAGACATACACGAACGCGTCAGCTCCGCCCACGCCGACTACACCGAGCTGACCGACACCCTCAAAAACACCGACCTCATCTTCCGTATCCGCCGCCTGCTCGAAATGCAGGGACAGGCGTGCCGCAACGTTGCCGCCGCCCTGAGGAACGGCAAAGACTACACATACAGCAAACGCCTCGGACGCGCAATGGAAGGCTGCCGCCAATCCCTCGCCCACTACACCGACGACCACCCCGAAAGCCGCAACATCCACCACATCCGACGCCTGCTCGACAACCTCGGCAGCGTCGACCACCAACTGCGCCAACTCCAACACAGCGACTCCCCCGCCGAAAACGACAACAGCAGCGACACCCGCATCGCCGCCCTCGAAAACAGCAGCCTGAAAAACGTTTGGCAGACCGTCCGCAGCCAGCTCAACTTCGAGTCCGGCGTGTTCCGCCACGCCACGCGCCTCTCCATCCTCGTTGCCGCCTCCTGCACCATCGTCGAAATCCTCCATCTCAACCTCGGCTACTGGATACTCCTGACCGCACTCTTCGTCTGCCAACCCAACTACACCGCCACCAAAAGCCGCGTATACCAACGCATCGCCGGCACCATCCTCGGCGTCATCGTCGGCTCCCTCGTGCCTTATTTCACCCCCTCCGTCGAAACCAAACTCTGGATCGTCATCGCCAGCACCACCTTGTTTTTCATGACCCGAAGCTACAAATACAGCTTCTCCACCTTCTTCATCACCATCCAAGCCCTCACCAGCTTCTCCCTCGCCGGGCTGGACGTCTATGCCGCCATGCCCGTCCGCATTATCGACACCATCGTCGGCTCCGTCCTCGCGTGGGCAGCCGTCACCTACCTCTGGCCGGATTGGCGTTACCTCACCCTCGAAAAAACCGCCGCCCAAACCGTCGGCGGCAACGGCGCCTACCTCAGAAAAATCCTCGACCAGCTCCAATACGGTATCGCCGACGACGTCGAATACCGCACCGTCCGCCGCCAAGCCCACGAACGCACCGCCACCCTCAGCAGCACCCTTTCCGACATGAGCAGCGAACCCAAAAAATACGGCAACAACCTGCAAAGCGGCTTCACCCTCCTCAAAACCAGCTACGCCCTGACTGGCTACATCTCCGCACTCGGCGCATACCGCAGCGAAATGGACGGCGCGTGCAGCCCCGACTTCGTCCGCAAGTTCTACCAAAGCGGCTACCGCATCGCCGACCTGCTCGAACGCCTCCCGCAAACCGGCGAACAAGATTTTCAGACGACCCTCTCCCAAATCCGAACCGACTTGGAAGCCTTACAAACAGAAGCAGGCGACGAACGCCAAAGCCACATCCTCCACCGGCAGCTCACCCTCATCGCCAACCAACTCGACCCCTGCTACCGTAGCCTGCACGATATCGAAGCCAGCCCGCAAACCGTGTGA